One part of the Vicia villosa cultivar HV-30 ecotype Madison, WI linkage group LG6, Vvil1.0, whole genome shotgun sequence genome encodes these proteins:
- the LOC131610850 gene encoding homeobox protein LUMINIDEPENDENS: MELWNGDLSELEVGSSVESFQRFLASQRELLHSQIDQFQEIVVTQCKLTGVNPLSQEMAAGALSIKIGKRPRDLLNPKAVNYMQSVFSIKDAISKKESREISALFGVTVTQVRDFFTSQRSRVRKLVQLSRERALKSNSCAESLDVQMNSDPVRSINPAPLNSDGATNVEEASCSTQEAALSDLDDLDKQFVENIFGLMQKEETFCGQEKLMEWILSIQNFSVLLWFLTGGGAITLANWLTKAAVEEQTSVLLLILKVLCHLPLHKALPAHISALLQSVNRLRFYRTSDISNRARVLLSKWSKLLTRNQAIKKPNGVKPSYDGQKEMIFSQSIGQIISPESWSFDVPEDILALSNEFSDNSRKLGSQSVKLLLPSSDDCNKKPPLGVSSSHSRERRKVQLVEQPGSTSRSPQAARSGPVSQGRPMSADDIQKAKMRALFMQSKHGKTASKENKEAKINSLSKSPKASIAVCSSKVPAPLKIEEKKPLLSSSKTTNRLEVSNSKLKTDLKEPLSEKCKRVKIFWKTPTEIILKDTWRVGAGQNSKEVHIQENRNRRDKEAIYQTVQEMPSNPKEPWDIEMDYDDSLTLEIPIEQLPDSDDPEIVDASNEVAATTHAAVQGAASSSSASNAATAEPDLELLAVLLKNPDLVFALTSGQIGNISNEETLKLLDMIKRGSVNTGLSENANRNYGTSAMAPEKVEVSLPSPTPSSNPSTSGCSIEAPKNPFTRQNLAPDRRSFQSSSSIATANLSSHISATSTTVRQQHTFVPFSKQLPGTTVSPYSLPQANNTIHEKQPLHSLSSVYAQTPFSDRGLAIKNTVTADVSPVGAHTHAIRADVISNIKPVVPNSTMQEGLPNSFPQPFTLNSPTSRSATQQQRHSNMMPHQPHFSEPSYHNPVHPYQPQFDKSVPASDYRRVRQDMPPSYHSQQNHDNYNNTLVGGSMQSGSWDRNNHQRGGFETWSPDNSPTRNPRYVQGRNLPDSRTNHVRNNRPEWSRQRGSSGHWNPGRHDNRKWNDQRR, from the exons ATGGAGCTCTGGAACGGCGATTTATCGGAGCTGGAGGTTGGGAGTTCCGTCGAGTCGTTCCAGAGGTTTTTGGCTTCTCAGAGAGAACTTTTGCATAGTCAGATCGATCAGTTTCAGGAAATCGTTGTCACGCAATGCAAACTCACCGGCGTCAATCCTCTCTCTCAAGAAATG GCTGCTGGTGCTCTGTCAATAAAAATCG GAAAAAGACCTAGGGATTTATTAAATCCAAAGGCTGTAAATTACATGCAATCAGTTTTTTCTATTAAAGATGCAATTAGTAAGAAAGAGTCTCGGGAGATCAGTGCTTTATTTGGTGTAACAGTAACACAG GTGCGTGATTTTTTCACTAGTCAACGTTCAAGAGTGAGGAAACTAGTTCAGTTGTCAAGGGAGAGggcattaaaatctaattcttGTGCGGAATCTCTTGATGTACAAATGAACTCTGATCCTGTGAGATCAATAAATCCAGCTCCCTTAAACTCAGATGGTGCCACCAATGTGGAAGAAGCATCCTGTTCAACACAGGAAGCTGCTCTTTCTGACCTGGACGACCTAGATAAACAATTTGTCGAGAATATTTTTGGACTAATGCAGAAAGAGGAAACATTTTGTGGACAGGAGAAGTTGATGGAGTGGATTTTGTCAATACAGAACTTTTCTGTCTTGTTATG GTTTTTGACCGGAGGAGGTGCAATAACTTTAGCAAATTGGTTGACCAAAGCTGCTGTTGAAGAGCAAACGAGTGTATTGCTTCTTATCTTGAAG GTTCTTTGTCATTTGCCTTTACATAAAGCCCTTCCTGCACACATATCAGCTTTATTGCAGAGTGTTAATAGACTACGGTTCTACAGGACATCAG ACATATCTAACAGGGCAAGGGTTTTGTTATCAAAGTGGAGCAAATTGTTAACAAGGAACCAAGCCATAAAGAAACCCAATGGTGTTAAGCCTTCCTATGATGGTCAAAAAGAGATGATATTTTCTCAGAG TATTGGTCAAATAATCAGCCCTGAATCTTGGAGTTTTGATGTTCCT GAAGACATTCTTGCTCTCTCGAATGAATTTTCAGATAATTCCAG GAAACTGGGATCTCAATCTGTGAAATTGTTGCTGCCCAGCTCCGATGATTGTAATAAGAAACCTCCCCTTGGTGTATCTTCATCTC ATTCTAGAGAGCGCAGAAAAGTGCAATTGGTGGAACAGCCAGGTTCAACGAGTAGAAGTCCACAGGCGGCAAGGTCAGGGCCGGTAAGTCAAGGCCGTCCTATGTCCGCCGATGATATCCAGAAAGCAAAAATGCGTGCGTTATTTATGCAGAGTAAGCATGGGAAAACTgcttcaaaagaaaataaagaagctAAAATCAATAGTCTGAGTAAATCTCCGAAGGCCAGTATTGCAGTTTGCTCTTCTAAAGTTCCAGCGCCACTCAAAATTGAAGAGAAGAAGCCTCTGTTGTCTTCCTCTAAAACCACTAATAGGCTGGAAGTTTCTAATTCTAAACTGAAAACGGATTTGAAGGAACCTCTCTCGGAGAAGTGCAAGAGGGTGAAAATCTTCTGGAAAACACCAACAG AAATAATACTTAAAGATACGTGGAGAGTTGGTGCTGGTCAAAATAGCAAAGAGGTTCATATCCAGGAAAACAGAAACCGCAGGGACAAAGAAGCTATTTATCAGACAGTACAAGAGATGCCCTCTAATCCCAAGGAGCCTTGGGATATTGAAATGGACTATGACGACTCTTTGACACTGGAAATTCCTATTGAACAGCTACCAGATAGTGATGATCCAGAAATAGTAGATGCATCCAATGAAGTTGCAGCTACAACTCACGCTGCTGTTCAAGGGGCGGCCTCCTCGTCTTCAGCCAGTAATGCAGCCACTGCTGAACCTGATTTAGAGTTGCTGGCCGTACTGCTAAAAAATCCAGACTTGGTATTTGCCTTAACTTCTGGACAAATTGGCAACATCTCAAATGAGGAAACGTTGAAGCTGCTTGACATGATCAAGAGAGGCAGTGTGAACACGGGATTAAGTGAAAATGCAAATAGAAACTACGGTACTAGTGCAATGGCCCCTGAGAAGGTGGAAGTTTCTCTCCCATCTCCAACCCCTTCAAGCAATCCAAGCACG AGTGGATGCAGCATAGAAGCACCAAAGAATCCATTTACAAGGCAAAACTTAGCACCTGATAGAAGAAGTTTCCAGAGCTCTTCTTCAATTGCAACTGCCAACTTATCATCTCATATTTCAGCAACTAGTACTACAGTAAGGCAGCAACATACATTTGTTCCATTTTCGAAGCAGCTCCCTGGCACAACAGTTTCTCCATATTCACTACCTCAGGCAAATAATACTATTCATGAAAAACAACCACTTCACTCTCTTTCCTCAGTCTATGCACAAACACCATTCTCTGATAGAGGTTTAGCTATAAAGAACACAGTCACCGCCGATGTATCTCCAGTCGGTGCACATACACATGCAATACGGGCTGATGTCATAAGTAACATAAAACCCGTAGTACCTAATTCTACTATGCAAGAGGGTTTGCCTAATTCATTCCCACAACCCTTCACGTTGAACTCACCAACATCACGCTCAGCCACACAACAACAAAGACATAGTAATATGATGCCCCACCAGCCCCATTTTTCGGAACCTTCTTATCATAACCCTGTCCATCCCTATCAACCACAGTTCGATAAATCAGTTCCTGCATCAGATTACCGGAGAGTCAGGCAGGATATGCCTCCGAGTTATCATTCTCAACAAAATCATGACAACTATAACAACACGTTGGTTGGGGGATCCATGCAATCTGGTTCTTGGGATAGAAACAATCATCAAAGAGGGGGATTTGAAACATGGAGTCCGGATAATAGTCCAACTAGGAATCCTAGGTATGTTCAAGGTAGGAATCTCCCAGATTCCAGAACGAATCATGTAAGAAATAATAGACCTGAATGGTCAAGGCAGCGGGGTTCTTCTGGACATTGGAACCCTGGTAGGCATGACAACAGAAAGTGGAATGATCAGAGACGATAA